The following coding sequences are from one Cercospora beticola chromosome 4, complete sequence window:
- a CDS encoding uncharacterized protein (SMCOG1001:short-chain dehydrogenase/reductase SDR~antiSMASH:Cluster_13), with translation MASKLESEVEADKAGHTTFGDGEFLVDEAALADLRVVVTGGASGIGEACCRRLAAAGASVVIADKNVELGNALQAQLNRRRVKFIEVDVASWDSQLAMFAEALNFLPGHDLDALITTAGIGSSSDLNITKPSGVSLHQRSVEERQALPRPSTKCLDVNLIGTMYSVDIATKYCMSIEAFGNAIGSSRKSVVLLGSTSGFRPLNGKIDYSVAKWGVRGYFRNIRQELAQHGIRVNMMAPFWVPTSLTQHHVPALEKQGVRVGRMEDVIDGILRMLLDGQMSGRAVSVTGKGIEDIDDDLAGLDGGEAMRNLVRGGWLSAPKSATLRR, from the exons ATGGCATCGAAACTCGAGAGTGAAGTTGAAGCCGATAAAGCTGGCCACACCACTTTTGGAGATGGCGAATTCCTGGTGGATGAAGCAGCTCTGGCAGACCTGAGAGTCGTGGTCACGGGCGGCGCATCTGGTATTGGCGAAGCATGCTGCCGTCGACttgcagctgctggagcttCCGTTGTTATCGCTGACAAGAATGTTGAGTTGGGAAACGCTCTGCAAGCCCAACTGAATCGACGGCGGGTCAAGTTCATCGAAGTCGATGTTGCTTCTTGGGATTCTCAGCTCGCAATGTTTGCGGAAGCACTGAACTTCTTACCCGGCCATGATCTGGACGCCCTTATCACTACTGCGGGAATTGGCTCTAGCTCTGATTTGAACATTACCAAGCCATCCGGAGTGTCTCTTCATCAGCGGAGTGTAGAAGAGCGGCAAGCTTTGCCTCGGCCATCAACGAAATGCCTTGATGTGAATCTCATTGGAACAATGTACTCCGTTGATATCGCTACGAAGTACTGCATGAGCATTGAAGCTTTTGGTAATGCAATAGGCTCATCGAGGAAATCGGTAGTCTTGCTCGGATCGACTTCTGGGTTTCGGCCTTTGAATGGCAAGATAGATTACAGCGTTGCAAAATGGGGCGTCCGCGGGTACTTCAGGAATATACGACAGGAGCTGGCTCAGCATGGTATACGCGTGAATATGATGGCGCCTTTCTGGGTTCCTACCAGTTTAACGCAACATCATGTTCCAGCACTGGAGAAACAGGGCGTCCGCGTGGGTCGTATGGAGGATGTGATAGATGGTATTTTACGGATGCTTTTGGACGGGCAAATGAGTG GGCGCGCGGTATCTGTGACAGGCAAAGGAATTGAAGATATTGACGATGATCTGGCTGGCCTAGATGGAGGTGAGGCCATGCGGAATCTGGTGCGAGGTGGATGGCTTTCAGCGCCGAAGAGTGCAACTTTGAGGAGGTAA
- a CDS encoding uncharacterized protein (SMCOG1010:NAD-dependent epimerase/dehydratase~antiSMASH:Cluster_13): protein MPANIVLTGSSGNLGTYLLNDLVASSHVDRIWCLNRSQDAGERQYDLLRERGLSASVPETVKFHKYDVASRRLGLEPSVYQDITENATHILHAAWPVDWNKSFSSFESSIRGVSNLIECCANSKHSPTLYFVSSVAAAGNWGAVPGSRQSVPEDEIDDWKVARLGYGQSKLVAERLLAEASRAKGVTTAICRVGQVAGPVEHGTAGSWPRQEWFPSLIASSAYLGVLPDSLGPAENIDWTPVDQVSSIVVQLLFSDQKAGTAVFHHITNPSSTEWRRIVPGVKAALEQHGANGGKSEPAKTIRLTGLVEWVEALEESARDESADISGNPAVKLLSFFQNLKDKSIHLPKARAATLEVKRTRLRSSKMQELDCVNQEWISLWMKQWDAK, encoded by the coding sequence ATGCCTGCCAACATTGTTCTCACGGGGTCTTCCGGCAACCTCGGAACGTATCTGCTCAACGACTTGGTCGCCTCAAGCCATGTCGACCGTATCTGGTGTCTCAATCGATCACAAGATGCCGGAGAGCGCCAGTATGACCTCCTGCGAGAGAGAGGCTTATCGGCCTCAGTTCCAGAGACGGTAAAATTCCACAAGTATGATGTTGCCTCGAGGAGGCTTGGCCTGGAACCCTCCGTTTATCAAGACATCACTGAGAATGCCACCCATATACTCCATGCAGCCTGGCCTGTGGACTGGAACAAGTCGTTCTCGTCGTTCGAGAGCAGTATTCGAGGAGTCTCCAATCTGATTGAGTGCTGTGCAAATTCAAAACACTCGCCAACATTATACTTCGTATCCTCAGTCGCAGCTGCTGGAAATTGGGGTGCTGTTCCTGGCTCACGACAAAGCGTTCCAGAAGACGAGATCGATGATTGGAAAGTTGCACGGCTGGGATATGGCCAGTCGAAGCTGGTAGCAGAGCGCCTACTCGCAGAAGCATCTCGAGCAAAGGGCGTGACGACAGCAATTTGTCGAGTCGGGCAAGTTGCAGGTCCTGTCGAGCATGGAACTGCAGGCTCGTGGCCGCGACAAGAATGGTTTCCCAGCCTCATTGCGTCCTCGGCATATCTTGGAGTACTACCAGACTCACTTGGCCCAGCAGAGAACATTGACTGGACACCTGTCGATCAGGTCAGTTCAATCGTGGTTCAATTGTTGTTCTCGGACCAGAAAGCAGGTACTGCAGTATTCCATCACATCACAAACCCAAGCTCCACAGAGTGGCGAAGAATTGTGCCTGGTGTGAAAGCTGCACTTGAACAGCATGGCGCAAATGGGGGGAAGAGCGAGCCTGCGAAGACCATCCGTCTTACAGGTCTCGTCGAATGGGTCGAGGCGCTGGAAGAAAGTGCACGAGATGAGTCTGCAGACATATCTGGCAACCCAGCAGTGAAGCTATTGTCATTCTTCCAGAATCTCAAAGACAAGTCCATCCACCTTCCCAAAGCGAGAGCTGCCACATTGGAGGTAAAGCGGACTCGTCTCAGAAGTTCCAAGATGCAGGAATTGGATTGTGTCAATCAAGAATGGATAAGTTTGTGGATGAAGCAGTGGGATGCAAAGTAG
- a CDS encoding uncharacterized protein (SMCOG1034:cytochrome P450~antiSMASH:Cluster_13): protein MFGTLHKTSILPSGWALAGSLAAIVLAWLFSRRLLSPLRHIPAVKVDWRTALYGWTYKEPEPAEILQWVKKLPENHDLVRYPGIGGAERVLILSPNALREVLIDKPYNDFQKPPLNRQRLAMFGNGLLVSDGEEHRAQKKKMLPAFAPRNIRALVPTMWSKAWKLADLLREDVQRNGADLELTPWTSRAALDIIGVAAWGKDFHALENPRTETVMRYHRMFRGSPKANRQAKLAYAAGLVVPMKTLAKFFPCEFFENIARGARAINEACRKAIADRHASESEGTDILSYAMSTGSFNDTELAGQMLNVLAAGHETSSLAVTWACYTLAKNPAVQERLRAELRSSLSSDNNAETEVTAELLESLPYLRAVVRECLRVIPTAPVTRREAKRDTHIAGFAIPNGTSIIGLHEHFNTRTEEWGADAKEFRPERWLDSERHATDNLFMTFNIGPRSCIGQGFAILEVSALLAAIVRRFDIRLTDPDMKIRLIYSITVKPVGLKFHLKPLE, encoded by the coding sequence ATGTTTGGCACACTGCACAAGACGTCAATCTTGCCCTCAGGCTGGGCTTTGGCAGGATCGCTCGCTGCAATTGTACTGGCATGGTTATTCTCACGAAGATTGCTAAGTCCTCTTCGACACATACCTGCAGTCAAAGTCGACTGGCGAACTGCTCTCTATGGATGGACGTACAAAGAGCCCGAGCCAGCTGAAATATTGCAATGGGTGAAGAAGCTGCCGGAGAACCACGATCTCGTCCGATATCCAGGCATAGGCGGAGCAGAGCGTGTGCTCATCCTCAGTCCAAATGCACTGCGAGAAGTCCTCATCGATAAGCCGTACAATGACTTTCAGAAGCCGCCGCTCAACAGGCAGAGACTGGCCATGTTCGGCAATGGACTCTTGGTCTCAGACGGCGAGGAGCATCGtgcacagaagaagaagatgctgcCTGCTTTTGCACCTCGAAATATTCGAGCGCTGGTTCCGACAATGTGGTCCAAAGCGTGGAAGCTCGCAGATTTACTCCGTGAAGACGTGCAGCGTAACGGTGCGGATCTTGAGCTGACACCATGGACATCCCGAGCTGCTTTGGACATCATCGGAGTGGCTGCTTGGGGCAAAGATTTCCACGCACTAGAGAATCCTCGTACTGAGACTGTCATGAGGTATCATCGTATGTTTCGCGGCAGTCCTAAGGCGAATCGTCAAGCCAAATTGGCATATGCGGCTGGACTGGTGGTTCCTATGAAGACGTTGGCCAAGTTTTTCCCTTGCGAGTTCTTTGAAAATATTGCCCGTGGAGCTCGAGCGATCAATGAAGCTTGTAGGAAAGCCATTGCGGATAGGCATGCGAGCGAATCTGAAGGGACGGACATATTGAGCTATGCCATGTCGACTGGGTCGTTCAATGATACAGAACTCGCTGGGCAGATGTTGAATGTTCTCGCAGCTGGTCACGAGACTTCAAGTCTGGCAGTGACATGGGCCTGCTATACGCTGGCGAAGAATCCTGCTGTGCAAGAACGTCTCAGGGCTGAACTGCGTTCGTCGCTATCCTCTGACAACAATGCAGAGACGGAGGTCACAGCTGAGCTCCTGGAGTCGCTTCCATACTTGCGGGCAGTAGTACGTGAGTGCCTACGCGTGATCCCAACTGCGCCAGTCACTCGTCGCGAAGCCAAGCGAGACACTCATATTGCAGGCTTCGCCATTCCAAACGGTACCAGTATTATTGGCCTGCACGAGCACTTCAATACAAGAACGGAGGAATGGGGGGCCGATGCGAAGGAATTCCGTCCTGAGAGATGGCTCGACTCTGAAAGGCACGCCACAGACAATCTCTTCATGACGTTCAATATTGGACCCCGAAGCTGCATTGGCCAGGGCTTTGCCATTCTGGAAGTTTCTGCTTTGCTCGCGGCGATTGTCAGGCGGTTCGACATTCGGCTCACCGATCCAGATATGAAGATACGGTTGATCTACAGTATCACTGTCAAGCCGGTGGGCTTGAAGTTCCATCTGAAACCGCTGGAGTAA
- a CDS encoding uncharacterized protein (antiSMASH:Cluster_13): MLLTSTYALLAVLAGQAFAGDIVKCYTSMTNKKPQGYVPTKTETHYTPCTTKQTKPVYTTKTPKYTTTRTEYTTTYVTEPNKYTSTVVVTVTTSTKKATDTKTSTSTSTSTKSVTSTVTERAPANFTPIQSSLPNSSNSGAAGGAPRRKRSETQLTKRASNKGYGKSYPKKVTCHKYTKDKNCATKYVTTTKTVYAHPKTYTEKTTKTQTQTKCPKAKKTTTSTKKVDKTITVGTTTTTVTTTTTSSTTVATTTVNAACRLRTNYADKVSGIDIVEAIEDPFGRAGVNLFQFQVQDAFECCNEAFSPRTEAEDITAPEVWAFDRRRNPNNREEIIGFCTLLGTETCGAGQANGRWQLLNEEQACGPVDQLNVVAGPLFGNAPCGLGIGSSGQCPPPQPEE, translated from the exons ATGCTGCTCACTTCCACGTACGCTCTCTTGGCGGTCCTGGCTGGACAGGCGTTCGCCGGAGACATTGTCAAATGCTACACTTCTATGACAAATAAGAAGCCGCAAGGCTATGTTCCAACCAAGACTGAGACGCATTACA CCCCATGCACTACCAAACAAACCAAGCCTGTGTATACAACCAAGACACCAAAATACACAACCACCAGAACCGAGTACACCACAACCTACGTCACTGAACCCAATAAATACACATCCACCGTGGTCGTAACCGTCACCACGAGCACCAAGAAGGCCACCGACACAAAGACAAGCACTTCTACATCCACATCCACCAAGTCGGTTACTTCTACAGTCACGGAGCGAGCACCAGCAAACTTCACTCCCATCCAGTCCTCGCTTCCAAACTCTTCCAACAGTGGCGCTGCAGGAGGTGCTCCAAGGAGGAAGCGGTCTGAGACTCAGCTCACCAAACGGGCCTCCAACAAAGGCTACGGAAAGTCCTACCCCAAGAAAGTGACATGTCACAAGTACACGAAAGACAAGAACTGCGCTACAAAATACGTCACTACTACCAAGACAGTCTATGCCCACCCCAAGACTTACACTGAGAAG ACCACAAAAACCCAGACTCAGACCAAATGTCCAAAGGCCAAAAAGACCACCACATCTACTAAGAAGGTCGACAAGACGATTACG GTTGgaacaaccacaaccactgTGACAACAACCACGACCAGCAGCACGACGGTCGCAACGACTACTGTCAATGCCGCGTGCCGTCTAAGGACCAACTACGCTGACAAAGTGTCTGGCATTGATATCGTTGAGGCAATAGAAGATCCATTTGGCAGAGCGGGCGTCAACCTCTTTCAATTCCAGGTCCAAGACGCCTTCGAGTGCTGCAACGAGGCTTTCAGCCCGCGGACTGAGGCGGAGGACATAACAGCCCCAGAGGTCTGGGCTTTCGATAGGCGCAGGAATCCAAATAACAGAGAGGAAATCATTGGTTTCTGTACGCTTCTCGGAACAGAAACTTGCGGTGCAGGGCAAGCGAACGGGCGATGGCAGCTGCTGAACGAGGAGCAGGCGTGTGGTCCTGTGGACCAACTCAACGTCGTCGCCGGGCCATTGTTCGGAAACGCACCTTGCGGATTGGGAATTGGAAGCTCCGGACAATGTCCTCCTCCACAACCAGAAGAGTAG